From Lentimicrobiaceae bacterium, one genomic window encodes:
- a CDS encoding CotH kinase family protein, protein MISVKMNRNFFITLAFTLIFVINANGQNQVKEYFISCNPDDFAYIYANYSQDIYIPITLTYNGTTWNNVQMRIRGDGSRSLPKKSLKVKLNHTPFANGRFELNFNAEYEDQSYIRAFVSSLVFRQAGLACFQTEFVRLYLNGNFLGLYNYTENVDEQFLEAHNYDSNGNLYKAAEDGSCLSIYDDITNFWEQKTGSGNKEDLVAFINQINNVSDANYLQFCEDRMNYSQMINIIACNMITSNQSTYYHNYFMYHDVNGSNKWEMMPWDLDKTLSVQSWRNYTNSSANWVHDNPFLERALLNPTIFSDIQNRVREIGNQIFTTNNLWQKIDSVVLAIQPSVEEDVTDDIENVQQWLGEVTIEKNHIANWLAQLQWQFAHVQSSFVATRTPGYHGSDVTFHWTPSVDPDGGFVFYRFSITTNIFEPETTTVYDSISDTTFTLTNLAEGNYFWRVSSIKDNQEVAGFDSRNPLIVKNLTTLPCSITENTVLSVENSPYRVSCNVTVEPQAVLTIPAGVSLLFDDNMFLDVKGGLEVSGTKDNPVHFKPYNVGSTFDSLVFTSPTQNIHLNYLYLTDAAIHAHTANITWNHCKVLLENKHLVGENVIYRHYYGNVEIYNSTFNGNRHGQGLEFGYCQSAIVENCNISNFSDPVEYMSVAEGYIKNNILKNSYDDGIYFDNGDNIVIEGNKIFNCSDNGISLGNEFFGTSDNVILRKNLIVGCTTGITVQNGSSATCDGNTLYSNNTDVKLRENNAGLGGGHLDIVNTIFASTINNVFDVDDTSQFTISYSLCNTENIEGTGNLFAEPLFVSPADSNFQLLTESLCINAGNPASPADPDGTRADMGAFFYNLGIRNVVFNEINYKSANDFDTGDWVELYNADDNAADISGWIFKDEDDAHTFEIPYGTILQPDGYLILCADLPLFRLQYPDMENAIGDFSFGLSSNGELIRLYNQTGTLVDSVVYGIQSPWPTEPNGHGSTLELKNPSYDNTRGENWCSSSNHGTPGQMSSCFVHRIDEVNNLPFEIKVFPNPAATHVSIQFNHFSGGNLSIQLFTATGDQIFEAEKSFNGSGKTLFELNQLPAKGMYLLRATFTNKGISYSESVKFIVY, encoded by the coding sequence ATGATTTCTGTAAAAATGAATCGAAATTTTTTCATCACACTTGCTTTTACTTTAATCTTTGTGATAAATGCAAATGGGCAAAATCAGGTTAAAGAATATTTTATCTCCTGCAATCCTGACGATTTTGCATATATTTATGCAAATTATTCTCAGGACATCTACATACCCATTACTTTGACTTATAACGGAACTACATGGAATAATGTTCAAATGCGTATTCGTGGCGATGGTTCTCGATCACTTCCCAAAAAATCGCTGAAAGTAAAGCTTAATCATACTCCCTTTGCAAATGGCCGGTTCGAGTTGAATTTTAATGCCGAATATGAAGACCAGAGCTATATAAGAGCTTTCGTAAGTAGCTTGGTGTTTAGGCAGGCAGGGCTTGCCTGTTTCCAAACAGAATTTGTAAGGCTTTATCTGAATGGCAATTTTTTAGGCTTATATAACTATACTGAAAATGTGGACGAACAATTCTTGGAAGCTCATAATTACGACTCTAACGGAAATCTTTATAAAGCAGCCGAGGATGGTTCATGCCTGAGTATTTATGATGATATTACTAATTTTTGGGAACAAAAAACCGGAAGCGGGAATAAGGAAGATCTTGTCGCTTTTATAAACCAGATCAACAATGTGAGCGATGCAAATTATCTTCAGTTTTGTGAGGATCGGATGAATTATAGCCAAATGATCAACATCATAGCTTGCAATATGATTACATCCAACCAAAGTACTTATTACCATAACTACTTTATGTATCATGATGTTAACGGCAGTAATAAGTGGGAAATGATGCCCTGGGATTTGGATAAAACCCTTTCAGTGCAATCCTGGAGAAATTACACCAATTCGTCGGCAAACTGGGTTCACGACAATCCTTTTCTTGAAAGAGCATTGCTAAATCCAACAATTTTCTCTGATATTCAAAATCGTGTTCGGGAAATTGGCAATCAAATATTCACAACCAATAATTTGTGGCAAAAAATAGACAGTGTGGTATTGGCAATTCAACCTTCTGTAGAAGAAGATGTTACCGATGATATTGAAAATGTCCAGCAATGGCTCGGCGAGGTTACTATTGAAAAAAACCATATTGCCAACTGGCTTGCTCAACTTCAATGGCAGTTCGCTCATGTACAGTCTTCTTTTGTTGCAACACGCACTCCTGGCTATCACGGTTCGGATGTTACATTCCACTGGACACCCTCGGTTGATCCCGATGGTGGCTTTGTTTTTTATCGTTTTTCAATTACAACTAATATATTTGAACCTGAGACAACTACTGTTTACGACAGCATCAGCGACACCACTTTTACTTTGACAAATCTTGCAGAAGGAAATTATTTCTGGCGTGTGTCGTCAATCAAAGATAATCAAGAAGTTGCAGGATTCGATTCGAGAAATCCACTGATAGTAAAAAACTTAACTACACTTCCTTGCTCTATCACCGAAAATACTGTTTTATCGGTAGAAAATTCTCCTTACAGGGTAAGTTGTAACGTAACTGTTGAACCGCAAGCAGTTCTTACTATTCCGGCAGGTGTTTCTCTTCTTTTTGATGACAATATGTTTCTTGATGTTAAAGGCGGTTTGGAGGTTAGCGGAACTAAAGACAACCCTGTGCATTTTAAACCTTACAATGTTGGTAGTACTTTCGACAGCCTGGTTTTTACCAGTCCTACTCAAAATATTCATTTGAATTATTTATACCTTACAGATGCCGCCATCCATGCACATACAGCGAATATAACATGGAATCATTGTAAAGTTCTGCTTGAAAACAAGCATCTTGTCGGAGAAAATGTGATTTATAGACATTATTATGGAAATGTTGAAATATACAATTCTACCTTTAACGGTAATCGCCACGGACAGGGGCTTGAATTTGGCTATTGCCAGTCAGCTATTGTAGAAAACTGTAATATCAGTAATTTCAGCGATCCTGTTGAATATATGTCTGTTGCAGAAGGATATATAAAAAATAATATTTTAAAGAATTCTTACGACGATGGCATTTATTTCGATAATGGAGATAATATTGTAATTGAGGGAAATAAAATTTTTAATTGCAGCGATAATGGTATTTCACTCGGAAATGAATTTTTTGGCACAAGCGATAACGTAATTCTCAGAAAAAATCTGATTGTTGGTTGCACAACCGGAATTACAGTCCAGAATGGAAGTTCTGCAACTTGCGACGGCAATACCCTTTATAGTAATAATACAGATGTAAAACTCCGGGAAAACAACGCCGGACTTGGTGGTGGACATTTAGACATAGTGAATACTATCTTTGCCTCTACCATCAATAATGTATTTGATGTCGATGACACATCACAGTTTACAATCTCCTATTCGTTGTGCAATACCGAAAACATCGAAGGCACCGGGAATCTTTTTGCTGAACCGCTTTTTGTTTCTCCTGCCGATAGTAATTTCCAGCTTCTTACCGAATCGCTATGTATTAATGCCGGTAATCCGGCAAGTCCTGCCGATCCCGATGGCACACGTGCTGACATGGGAGCATTCTTTTACAATTTAGGAATACGTAATGTGGTTTTTAATGAAATAAATTATAAATCAGCAAACGACTTCGACACCGGCGATTGGGTGGAACTGTATAATGCCGACGACAATGCTGCAGATATTTCAGGATGGATTTTTAAAGATGAAGACGATGCCCACACCTTTGAAATTCCTTACGGTACTATCCTTCAACCTGATGGATACCTTATTTTGTGTGCCGATTTACCACTTTTCAGGCTACAATATCCTGACATGGAAAATGCTATCGGTGATTTTTCTTTCGGGCTGAGCAGCAATGGCGAATTGATCAGGCTTTATAATCAAACCGGAACTCTGGTTGACTCAGTAGTTTATGGAATTCAAAGTCCATGGCCAACGGAACCAAACGGTCATGGATCAACCTTAGAACTTAAAAACCCGTCATACGATAATACACGTGGCGAAAATTGGTGTTCTTCGTCAAACCACGGAACTCCAGGTCAGATGAGCAGTTGTTTTGTTCATAGAATTGATGAAGTTAACAATCTTCCTTTTGAAATAAAAGTTTTTCCAAATCCTGCAGCTACCCATGTTTCCATCCAATTTAATCATTTTAGCGGTGGCAATCTGTCCATCCAGCTTTTCACAGCCACAGGAGATCAAATATTTGAAGCCGAAAAATCTTTTAACGGTTCCGGAAAAACACTTTTTGAGCTTAACCAGCTACCTGCAAAAGGAATGTATCTGCTTAGGGCTACCTTTACAAACAAAGGAATTAGCTACAGTGAATCTGTTAAATTCATTGTTTATTAG
- a CDS encoding right-handed parallel beta-helix repeat-containing protein — MLKPYHYFILLFIIVNSNISAQNLNAEIIMPGLVKSDDQISMVVKVRNADQTINNSVNGVFHISAVNASLENSLIKIKRGVGSTITHIFASDTIVVSINSLTGQKTVLVQNDIPISRQNGEIYQNTVWIKDSIYRIDEDITILPTAKLTIESGVRIYVEEKVNFIIQGSIQINGSLQAPVVFQPVNIEKPWGGLRFINGSDSSTINYSFFTYGGNNEEYIYGHSNSQPIIFADHSVLNINNSFIIDNPGKAVGGLASSFKINNCVFSRCDTGGEYDDCSLNMSKTYFIDMPSDDGIPIDDDNDAIYVYGVYPFASNSSVIDDCTFITGKDDGIDHNGSILEVRNSWIEGFYHEGIAASNTNSLTVYNTLIKNCDQGIEAGYYSPQVLIDHCVMINNNVGLRFGDSYDWGCSGHITAINSIMYGNEDNILNYDLLTQGPIPDAIAISYSMTNDIDYNANTGCITGTPLFDSNYFLQPNSPGIGMAADGGNLGLINSLFGISEHTDRNDLLIKISPNPFYDNVNLLFSLAKNEKNLQIKVFNSVGTLQYTQKLPFLNKGNHSTTLQLENYSKGLYIIGLYQNNSIVAIQKVVKF; from the coding sequence ATGTTAAAGCCATATCATTATTTTATATTATTATTTATAATCGTAAATAGTAACATATCAGCACAAAATCTGAATGCTGAAATAATAATGCCAGGTTTGGTTAAATCTGACGACCAAATTTCAATGGTTGTAAAAGTTAGAAATGCCGATCAAACAATTAATAATTCGGTTAATGGCGTTTTCCATATTTCTGCTGTTAATGCATCTCTGGAAAATTCCCTTATAAAAATTAAACGGGGCGTTGGCTCCACTATAACACATATTTTCGCTTCAGATACCATTGTTGTTAGTATAAATAGCTTAACAGGACAAAAAACCGTTTTAGTACAAAATGATATTCCAATTTCACGGCAAAACGGGGAAATATATCAAAATACCGTATGGATTAAAGATAGTATTTACCGTATAGATGAGGATATCACTATTTTACCTACGGCAAAATTAACTATTGAAAGCGGTGTAAGAATTTATGTTGAAGAAAAAGTTAATTTTATAATCCAGGGAAGTATTCAAATCAATGGTTCTTTGCAAGCGCCTGTTGTATTTCAGCCTGTAAATATTGAAAAGCCCTGGGGTGGGTTAAGGTTTATAAACGGTAGTGATAGTTCAACAATTAATTATAGTTTTTTTACTTACGGAGGCAACAATGAAGAATACATTTATGGACATTCAAATAGCCAGCCTATTATATTTGCTGACCATTCTGTTCTAAATATTAATAATTCATTTATCATTGACAATCCCGGGAAAGCAGTTGGAGGATTGGCAAGTTCTTTTAAAATAAATAATTGTGTTTTTTCAAGATGTGATACTGGCGGAGAATATGATGATTGTAGTTTGAATATGTCGAAAACATATTTTATTGATATGCCTTCTGATGATGGTATCCCCATAGACGATGATAACGATGCTATTTATGTTTATGGCGTTTATCCTTTTGCTTCCAATTCATCAGTAATTGATGATTGTACCTTTATAACTGGTAAAGATGATGGAATTGACCATAATGGCTCAATTCTCGAAGTCCGTAATAGTTGGATTGAGGGATTCTATCATGAAGGTATCGCGGCTTCCAATACAAACTCTTTAACCGTATATAATACTCTGATTAAAAATTGCGACCAAGGTATCGAAGCCGGTTATTATTCACCACAAGTGCTTATTGACCACTGCGTAATGATAAACAACAATGTAGGACTTCGTTTTGGTGATTCGTACGACTGGGGATGCAGTGGACATATTACTGCAATAAATTCGATAATGTATGGTAACGAAGATAATATACTTAATTATGATTTACTTACCCAGGGACCAATCCCTGACGCCATAGCTATAAGTTATTCTATGACTAATGATATTGATTATAACGCAAATACTGGTTGTATTACAGGAACTCCCCTCTTTGATTCGAATTACTTTTTACAACCGAATTCTCCTGGAATCGGGATGGCGGCAGATGGCGGAAACTTAGGATTAATTAATTCTTTATTCGGTATTTCTGAACATACCGATAGAAATGATCTGCTTATAAAAATATCACCTAATCCATTTTACGATAATGTAAATTTATTATTTTCTCTTGCAAAAAATGAGAAAAACTTACAAATTAAAGTTTTTAATTCTGTGGGTACCCTGCAATATACCCAAAAACTACCGTTTCTTAATAAAGGAAACCATTCCACCACTCTTCAACTGGAAAATTACTCAAAAGGATTATATATAATTGGTTTATACCAAAATAATTCAATTGTAGCTATTCAAAAAGTGGTTAAGTTCTAA